A single region of the Undibacterium piscinae genome encodes:
- a CDS encoding prepilin-type N-terminal cleavage/methylation domain-containing protein, which translates to MRCNILKKASGFTLIELLVAISILAIIAVLGWRGLDSIVRARMSLTSELEQTRGIQISFAQLENDCAHLAGDNLLAGRESLRASQQSLVMVRTVNEDQQPTRLQVVAYRLVEGVLSRRESPATRDLKMLDEVWQSAISDTDNMAVVELQSKVIALEMRTWNPNENNWRIAGSDGGDATLSGVKSGKTVTPKTGLEVSLQLQGREHPLLKIFLLGAA; encoded by the coding sequence ATGCGCTGTAATATTTTGAAAAAAGCATCGGGCTTTACCCTGATTGAGTTGCTGGTGGCGATCTCGATACTGGCGATTATTGCCGTGCTCGGTTGGCGCGGTCTCGATAGTATCGTGCGTGCACGTATGAGCCTGACCAGTGAACTGGAGCAGACCAGGGGAATACAGATCAGTTTTGCCCAGCTTGAAAATGACTGCGCCCATCTGGCGGGAGATAACTTGCTTGCGGGGCGCGAAAGTTTGCGTGCTTCACAGCAGAGCTTGGTGATGGTACGCACGGTCAATGAGGATCAGCAGCCGACGCGTTTACAGGTTGTGGCGTATAGGTTAGTCGAGGGAGTATTGAGCCGACGTGAGTCTCCAGCGACCCGTGATCTGAAGATGCTGGACGAAGTCTGGCAAAGCGCGATCAGTGATACCGATAATATGGCTGTGGTTGAGCTGCAGTCGAAAGTCATCGCCCTGGAAATGCGCACATGGAATCCGAATGAAAATAACTGGCGGATTGCCGGTAGCGATGGTGGCGATGCCACCCTGTCTGGCGTGAAGAGCGGTAAAACAGTGACGCCGAAAACAGGCCTGGAAGTTTCCCTGCAATTGCAGGGGCGCGAGCATCCTTTGCTGAAGATATTTTTGCTGGGAGCTGCATGA
- the gspI gene encoding type II secretion system minor pseudopilin GspI, which translates to MPRFRTPLSAGFTLLEVLVALVIVGTALGASLRAVGSLTQNSGDLRAAMMASWSAENRLSQIRLAHEWPAFGERSFPCPQAEMNLICEEHVLATPNPSFRRVEVLVFEASHPERRIVKLTQVVPNAL; encoded by the coding sequence ATGCCCCGTTTCCGCACGCCTTTGTCGGCTGGCTTCACTTTACTGGAAGTCTTGGTTGCACTTGTCATCGTTGGCACTGCGCTTGGTGCGAGTTTGCGTGCCGTCGGCAGTCTGACGCAAAATAGCGGTGATCTGCGGGCGGCAATGATGGCGAGCTGGTCGGCGGAGAATCGCTTGTCGCAAATTCGCCTTGCTCATGAATGGCCGGCGTTTGGTGAGCGTAGTTTTCCTTGCCCTCAAGCGGAGATGAACCTGATCTGCGAAGAACATGTTCTCGCTACACCGAATCCCTCGTTCCGGCGCGTTGAGGTGCTGGTGTTTGAAGCTTCGCACCCAGAGCGTCGTATCGTCAAGCTCACTCAGGTGGTTCCGAATGCGCTGTAA
- a CDS encoding prepilin-type N-terminal cleavage/methylation domain-containing protein → MTHLVSSPKRQRGFTLLELLVVLVIIGIMLGAVSFGTMQSSRQQLQTDAQRIALLMQLVREEAIVRNSPTAFEANQNGYYFLIRNENKWERINDVEMLREREFVRSPMKLSMTPAVRSGAGLRIVFGREPVDKPFVLDLSVGEDHVAIKADGIGHFVVE, encoded by the coding sequence ATGACACATCTGGTCTCATCGCCTAAGCGGCAGCGCGGCTTTACCTTGCTTGAGTTACTGGTGGTGCTGGTGATTATCGGCATCATGCTCGGTGCCGTTTCGTTTGGTACCATGCAAAGTAGTCGCCAGCAACTGCAGACCGATGCCCAGCGTATCGCTTTGCTGATGCAACTGGTGCGTGAAGAGGCTATTGTGCGGAATAGTCCGACGGCATTTGAGGCGAATCAGAATGGTTATTATTTTTTGATTCGTAACGAAAATAAGTGGGAACGGATTAATGATGTCGAGATGCTGCGCGAGCGTGAGTTCGTGCGTTCCCCTATGAAGCTGTCGATGACGCCTGCCGTGCGTTCAGGTGCCGGATTACGCATCGTTTTTGGGCGTGAGCCAGTGGATAAACCCTTTGTGCTTGATCTGAGTGTGGGTGAAGATCATGTCGCGATTAAGGCAGATGGCATCGGCCATTTTGTCGTTGAATGA
- a CDS encoding prepilin-type N-terminal cleavage/methylation domain-containing protein: MTHLVSSPKRQRGFTLLELLVVLVIIGIMLGAVSFGTMQSSRQQLQTDAQRIALLMQLVREEAIVRNSPTAFEANQNGYYFLIRNENKWERINDVEMLREREFVRSPMKLSMTPAVRSGAGLRIVFFRQWMEDWRLFDAERSLG, translated from the coding sequence ATGACACATCTGGTCTCATCGCCTAAGCGGCAGCGCGGCTTTACCTTGCTTGAGTTACTGGTGGTGCTGGTGATTATCGGCATCATGCTCGGTGCCGTTTCGTTTGGTACCATGCAAAGTAGTCGCCAGCAACTGCAGACCGATGCCCAGCGTATCGCTTTGCTGATGCAACTGGTGCGTGAAGAGGCTATTGTGCGGAATAGTCCGACGGCATTTGAGGCGAATCAGAATGGTTATTATTTTTTGATTCGTAACGAAAATAAGTGGGAACGGATTAATGATGTCGAGATGCTGCGCGAGCGTGAGTTCGTGCGTTCCCCTATGAAGCTGTCGATGACGCCTGCCGTGCGTTCAGGTGCCGGATTACGCATCGTTTTTTTCCGCCAATGGATGGAAGACTGGCGGCTATTCGATGCCGAAAGATCCTTGGGGTAA
- the gspG gene encoding type II secretion system major pseudopilin GspG, whose translation MRRALGFTLIEIMVVVVIMGILAALVVPKLMGRTDDARIVAAKQDISTMMGALKLYKLDNMHYPSTDQGLQALITKPTAGPSANGWKTGGYIDKLPKDPWGNSYQYLSPGIKAEIEIFSLGADGQPGGAGNDADIGSWDL comes from the coding sequence ATGCGACGCGCCCTCGGTTTTACCTTGATAGAAATCATGGTTGTAGTGGTGATCATGGGGATATTGGCGGCCTTAGTAGTGCCGAAACTGATGGGCCGTACCGATGATGCGCGGATAGTCGCAGCTAAGCAGGATATCTCCACCATGATGGGGGCATTGAAGTTATATAAGTTGGATAACATGCATTACCCGAGTACTGATCAGGGCTTGCAAGCCCTGATCACCAAGCCTACCGCAGGCCCTTCCGCCAATGGATGGAAGACTGGCGGCTATATCGATAAGCTGCCGAAAGATCCTTGGGGTAATTCCTATCAATATTTGTCGCCGGGAATTAAGGCAGAAATCGAGATTTTTTCATTGGGAGCCGATGGGCAACCTGGTGGCGCCGGCAATGATGCCGATATAGGTTCGTGGGACCTGTAA
- a CDS encoding xanthine dehydrogenase family protein molybdopterin-binding subunit, with the protein MTEAKSKSRRRFILGGLSVAGALVVGWGVMPPRQRLQGASPLAVADGEVAFNGWVKIAKDGSVTVAMHRSEMGQGIHTALQMLVAEELDVPMSRVKTMHAPIDKIYGNIAIMADGLPFHTDDTGALKKTAQWMTSKLARELGLQVTGGSSSVKDAWMPLREAGATARAMLVAAAAKQWDVPAAECTVHEGVVSHPSGKNASYGDLAAKAVGSEPGEIRLKQPQDFKLIGTAQARTDVAAKVNGSAQFGIDIRLPGMLYAALKMSPVIGGKLKTVDADAVKSMRDVIQVVDFSHAVGELGVSGVAVVAKSYWSAKQAIAALPVSWDAGPHVGLSSAGVFQELSEKLDTESGFTYYKQGDPAAALLANSGKVVKAEYRAPFLAHAAMEPINCTAQFKNGKLDLWVSTQVPSIAVGVAAKIANIQSEDVNLHMSYLGGGFGRRLEVDMVVQAVAIAMQTKGVPVQLIWSREEDTSHDMYRPAALARFSAAIDANGKVSAYDNKSASGSITHQVLKRTFGLMGAGPDKTTAEGEFDMPYEFEHQKIAHVIVPTPVPLGFWRSVGHSHNAFFKESFIDELAHAAGKDPVAFRRELLQKHPRHLAVLNAAVAKAGQPQAGRALGVALHQSFGTIVAEVAEVSVQDKQIRVHKVTCAVDCGIAVNPNIIAQQMESAVIFGLSAALYGEITIKNGQVEQSNFHDYAALRINETPEIETIIIKSAESPEGIGEPGVPPVAPAVANAIFHLTGTRLRSLPLRLA; encoded by the coding sequence ATGACAGAAGCAAAAAGCAAATCCCGCCGCCGGTTTATCCTGGGTGGGCTAAGTGTAGCAGGGGCCTTAGTGGTCGGTTGGGGTGTTATGCCGCCACGCCAACGACTGCAGGGAGCGTCACCTTTGGCTGTGGCTGACGGTGAAGTGGCTTTTAATGGCTGGGTCAAGATTGCCAAGGACGGTAGCGTCACTGTCGCTATGCATAGAAGTGAGATGGGGCAGGGCATACATACGGCATTGCAGATGCTGGTGGCCGAAGAGCTTGATGTCCCTATGAGCAGGGTGAAAACCATGCATGCGCCTATCGATAAAATTTACGGCAACATCGCTATCATGGCCGATGGTTTGCCTTTTCATACGGATGATACTGGTGCATTGAAGAAGACTGCCCAATGGATGACATCGAAGCTGGCGCGTGAGTTAGGCTTGCAGGTGACGGGCGGATCTTCCAGCGTCAAGGATGCCTGGATGCCCTTGCGTGAGGCTGGCGCAACTGCGCGCGCCATGCTGGTTGCCGCTGCAGCCAAACAGTGGGACGTGCCTGCGGCCGAATGTACCGTACACGAAGGTGTGGTATCACATCCATCCGGAAAAAATGCCAGCTATGGCGATTTGGCCGCCAAGGCGGTTGGCAGTGAGCCGGGTGAAATTCGCCTGAAGCAGCCGCAAGATTTCAAGCTCATCGGCACTGCGCAGGCACGCACCGATGTTGCGGCCAAGGTCAATGGCTCGGCGCAATTCGGTATCGACATACGCTTGCCCGGCATGCTGTATGCTGCCTTGAAAATGAGTCCGGTGATCGGCGGTAAGCTAAAGACAGTCGATGCTGATGCGGTGAAATCCATGCGTGACGTGATCCAGGTTGTCGATTTTTCCCATGCGGTGGGTGAGCTTGGCGTCTCTGGTGTCGCTGTGGTGGCTAAGTCGTATTGGTCGGCTAAACAGGCGATTGCCGCCTTACCGGTAAGCTGGGATGCCGGGCCGCATGTCGGGCTCTCCAGTGCGGGAGTTTTCCAGGAACTGAGTGAAAAACTCGATACGGAATCTGGCTTTACCTATTACAAACAGGGAGATCCTGCCGCAGCTTTGCTGGCTAATTCCGGCAAAGTCGTTAAAGCGGAATACCGTGCGCCATTTCTGGCGCATGCCGCCATGGAGCCTATCAATTGCACCGCGCAATTTAAGAATGGCAAATTGGATCTGTGGGTATCGACTCAGGTGCCAAGTATCGCCGTCGGCGTTGCCGCCAAGATTGCCAACATCCAATCTGAAGATGTGAATCTGCACATGAGCTACCTTGGCGGTGGTTTTGGTCGTCGGCTGGAAGTTGATATGGTGGTGCAGGCAGTGGCAATTGCCATGCAGACTAAAGGCGTGCCGGTGCAGTTGATCTGGAGTCGCGAAGAAGATACATCGCACGATATGTACCGGCCCGCTGCGTTGGCGCGTTTTAGTGCCGCCATTGATGCGAACGGCAAGGTCAGTGCTTACGATAATAAATCCGCTTCCGGATCGATTACGCATCAGGTCTTGAAGCGTACTTTTGGCCTGATGGGTGCAGGGCCAGATAAGACCACGGCGGAGGGGGAGTTTGATATGCCCTATGAATTCGAGCATCAGAAAATTGCCCATGTGATTGTGCCGACTCCGGTGCCGCTTGGGTTCTGGCGCTCGGTCGGGCATTCGCATAATGCTTTTTTCAAAGAAAGCTTCATTGATGAGCTGGCGCATGCGGCCGGCAAAGATCCGGTGGCATTCCGGCGCGAATTGTTGCAAAAACATCCGCGCCATCTTGCCGTGCTCAATGCGGCAGTGGCCAAAGCCGGGCAGCCTCAGGCTGGCCGAGCCTTAGGTGTGGCTTTGCACCAATCGTTCGGTACGATCGTGGCTGAAGTGGCTGAGGTATCGGTTCAGGATAAGCAAATCCGTGTGCATAAGGTGACTTGTGCCGTTGATTGCGGGATCGCGGTGAATCCCAATATCATTGCGCAACAAATGGAATCTGCCGTAATTTTTGGCCTTAGCGCCGCCTTATACGGGGAAATTACGATCAAAAACGGTCAGGTCGAACAAAGCAATTTCCATGATTATGCCGCGCTACGCATCAACGAAACTCCGGAAATTGAGACTATCATCATCAAGAGTGCGGAGTCGCCTGAGGGTATAGGTGAACCGGGTGTGCCTCCCGTCGCGCCTGCGGTTGCCAATGCGATCTTTCATTTAACCGGAACACGCTTGCGTAGTTTACCTTTGCGTTTGGCGTAA
- a CDS encoding DUF1289 domain-containing protein: MMNEAKERPDTPCVAVCSTTFDDVCRGCGRTVAEVADWVFMNQEQKEIVWSRILAQGYPRRNR; the protein is encoded by the coding sequence ATGATGAATGAAGCAAAAGAACGTCCTGATACTCCCTGTGTCGCGGTTTGCTCGACCACCTTTGACGATGTATGCCGTGGTTGCGGACGCACTGTGGCTGAAGTAGCCGATTGGGTTTTCATGAATCAGGAGCAAAAAGAAATAGTCTGGAGCAGAATTCTTGCGCAAGGATATCCTCGCCGCAATCGTTGA
- a CDS encoding MarC family protein produces the protein MTQNFFQSFILLILVTDPFGSVPIFVSALKNVAPERRWRVVVRECAIAFALLLLFMFFGKHFLVALQLSEVSLRIGGGVILFLIALRMVFPQEGGIFGDAEGDHEPFIVPLAIPLLAGPSALATVLLFSSDNRLDVAIHVAALTAVAVVWLIVLLSAERLQRVLGIRAMTAFERLMGLILTAMSVEMLLAGIREYLKTLG, from the coding sequence ATGACCCAAAATTTCTTTCAATCTTTTATCCTGCTGATCCTGGTCACAGATCCGTTCGGCAGCGTACCGATTTTTGTCAGCGCCCTCAAAAACGTTGCGCCCGAGCGGCGCTGGCGCGTCGTGGTACGCGAATGTGCGATCGCGTTTGCACTGCTGTTGCTGTTTATGTTTTTTGGCAAACACTTTTTGGTCGCGCTGCAATTATCCGAAGTGTCGCTGCGCATAGGCGGCGGCGTAATCCTGTTCCTGATTGCCTTACGTATGGTTTTCCCGCAAGAAGGCGGGATTTTTGGCGATGCCGAAGGAGATCACGAACCTTTCATCGTTCCGCTGGCGATCCCCTTGCTAGCCGGTCCTTCGGCACTGGCGACCGTGTTACTGTTTTCGTCGGATAACCGGCTTGATGTGGCAATTCATGTCGCGGCATTAACCGCCGTAGCGGTCGTCTGGCTAATTGTCCTGTTGAGCGCGGAACGCCTGCAACGCGTATTAGGGATACGCGCCATGACCGCGTTTGAACGCTTAATGGGCCTGATTCTGACTGCGATGTCAGTAGAAATGCTATTGGCAGGTATCAGGGAATACCTGAAAACCCTGGGCTGA
- a CDS encoding CoA transferase — MTDATKKNTGPLAGIKVLELGTLIAGPFCSRMLAEFGAEVIKVESPDGGDPLRQWRVLKDGTSLWWSVQARNKKCITLNMKSPQGQEIARKLALDADIIIENYRPGVLEKWQLGYADLKAINPAAIMVRLSGYGQSGPMKDMPGFGAIAESMGGLRYVSGHPDRPPVRVGISIGDSVAAMHGVIGAMMALRHRDVTGGRWNGKTGAECIAGQGQMVDVALYESVFNLMESLVPEFDHAGVVRERTGGALPGIVPSNTYTTGDGENIVIAGNGDAIFHRLMLAIGRSDMASDAQLARNDGRVPRTAEIDAAIQSWCSTQTIDTALQILAVADVPVGKIYSVRDMMSDPQFIAREMFEQHAFTDGTPVKLPAISPKLSVTPGQTLWLGPKLGQHNAEVLQSLGYSQAEIDQMHEDKII; from the coding sequence ATGACAGACGCGACTAAAAAAAACACCGGCCCGTTGGCGGGTATTAAGGTATTGGAACTTGGCACGCTGATAGCGGGGCCGTTTTGTTCTCGCATGCTGGCCGAGTTTGGTGCCGAAGTGATCAAGGTCGAATCGCCCGATGGTGGCGATCCCTTGCGCCAGTGGCGGGTGTTAAAGGACGGCACCTCTTTGTGGTGGAGTGTGCAGGCGCGCAATAAAAAATGTATTACCCTCAATATGAAGTCGCCGCAAGGCCAGGAGATTGCGCGCAAACTGGCGCTGGACGCCGACATCATCATAGAAAATTACCGGCCTGGTGTGCTTGAGAAATGGCAATTGGGTTACGCCGATCTAAAGGCGATTAATCCTGCCGCTATCATGGTACGCTTGTCGGGTTACGGCCAGAGTGGCCCGATGAAAGACATGCCGGGCTTTGGCGCGATTGCTGAGTCTATGGGTGGTTTACGTTATGTATCGGGTCATCCGGACCGGCCGCCGGTACGCGTCGGCATTTCCATCGGCGACTCCGTGGCCGCCATGCATGGCGTGATCGGTGCCATGATGGCCTTGCGACACCGCGATGTTACCGGCGGGCGTTGGAATGGCAAGACGGGCGCAGAGTGTATTGCCGGTCAGGGCCAGATGGTTGACGTTGCCTTATATGAATCGGTGTTTAACCTGATGGAATCCCTGGTGCCTGAGTTTGATCATGCCGGTGTGGTGCGTGAACGTACCGGCGGCGCTTTGCCAGGCATTGTGCCCTCGAATACCTATACCACCGGTGACGGCGAAAATATTGTGATTGCCGGTAATGGTGATGCGATTTTTCACCGCCTGATGCTGGCGATCGGACGCAGTGATATGGCGAGTGATGCGCAACTGGCGCGTAACGACGGCCGGGTGCCGCGTACCGCTGAGATAGATGCGGCGATCCAATCCTGGTGCTCGACCCAGACTATCGATACGGCATTGCAAATACTCGCTGTTGCCGATGTGCCGGTAGGGAAGATTTATTCGGTGCGCGATATGATGAGCGATCCGCAATTCATCGCGCGAGAGATGTTTGAGCAGCATGCGTTTACCGATGGCACACCGGTCAAGTTGCCGGCGATTAGTCCTAAGTTATCGGTCACGCCAGGGCAAACCCTGTGGTTGGGGCCAAAACTGGGTCAGCATAATGCGGAAGTTTTACAGAGTCTCGGTTATAGTCAGGCTGAGATAGATCAGATGCACGAAGACAAAATCATTTAA
- the recR gene encoding recombination protein RecR, whose product MKSLSSLELLGEALRRLPGVGPKSAQRMAYHLLQHDREGAAMIGRAMLNAVDKVRNCISCNTFTEHQQCETCLDAERDASKLCVVETPTDQLMIEQTLTYKGLYFVLMGRLSPLDGVGPKDIHLDRLITRATDGVVKEVVLATNFTNEGEATAHYISETLKVRGLGVTRLARGVPVGGELEYVDAGTIARAMLDRRAT is encoded by the coding sequence TTGAAATCCCTCAGCAGTCTTGAATTACTTGGCGAAGCCTTGCGTCGCTTGCCCGGAGTCGGGCCGAAATCGGCGCAGCGTATGGCTTATCACTTGCTGCAGCATGATCGTGAAGGCGCTGCGATGATAGGTCGCGCCATGTTGAATGCGGTGGATAAAGTGAGGAACTGCATTTCCTGTAACACCTTCACTGAACATCAGCAATGCGAAACCTGTCTTGATGCTGAGCGTGATGCTAGCAAGTTGTGTGTGGTTGAAACACCGACCGATCAGTTGATGATAGAGCAAACCCTGACCTATAAGGGTTTGTACTTTGTCTTGATGGGGCGTTTGTCGCCGCTGGATGGGGTAGGACCAAAAGATATTCATCTGGATCGACTGATTACCAGAGCCACTGACGGGGTGGTTAAAGAGGTAGTGCTGGCGACCAATTTCACTAATGAGGGTGAGGCGACCGCGCATTACATTAGCGAAACGCTGAAGGTGCGCGGCCTGGGCGTGACTCGTCTGGCGCGCGGCGTACCGGTTGGTGGTGAATTGGAATATGTCGATGCCGGCACCATCGCCCGTGCGATGCTGGACCGGCGCGCAACCTAA
- a CDS encoding YbaB/EbfC family nucleoid-associated protein — protein MMKNQLAGLMKQAQAMQDNMKKAQDQLALVEVEGQSGAGLVKVVMTCKNDVKRVTIDPSLFGDDKDMLEDLVAAAFNDAVRKAEATSAEKMSGLTAGMPMPPGFKMPF, from the coding sequence ATGATGAAAAACCAACTCGCAGGCTTAATGAAGCAAGCGCAAGCGATGCAAGACAATATGAAAAAAGCCCAGGATCAACTGGCTCTGGTTGAAGTCGAAGGTCAGTCCGGTGCCGGCCTGGTGAAGGTGGTCATGACTTGTAAAAACGACGTCAAGCGTGTCACCATAGATCCATCCCTGTTCGGTGACGACAAAGACATGCTGGAAGACCTGGTGGCGGCCGCTTTCAATGACGCAGTGCGTAAGGCAGAAGCGACCAGTGCGGAAAAAATGTCTGGCTTGACGGCTGGCATGCCTATGCCTCCTGGCTTTAAAATGCCGTTTTAA
- a CDS encoding DNA polymerase III subunit gamma/tau: MSYQVLARKYRPKSFETLVGQEHVVRALSHALEQQRLHHAYLFTGTRGVGKTTLSRILAKAFNCETGITAHPCGVCGACTAIDAGRFVDYIEMDAASNRGVDEMASLLEQAVYAPSNARFKVYMIDEVHMLTNHAFNSMLKTLEEPPEHVKFILATTDPQKIPVTVLSRCLQFNLKQMPPGHIVSHLDNILGQEQIGFDVPALRLLAQGAHGSMRDALSLTDQAIAYAAGKVTLDAVQSMLGSLDQSYLIRLLDALALQDGKGLLDIADEMAARSLSYKAALQDLGSLLHQIAIAQMVPAAVAEDLPERADLMRLAQLFGKEEIQLFYQITVHGRNELGLAPDEYAGFSMTLLRMLAFRPTEGGSEQAPANPSVARTPAARPASAPLAVTPVNAVRSSPLSVAAPAPATVPATVPASAPVPAPAQSGPASAVAVDSSASARPAISPAMAALAAARAGSNKAMGGASKAPLAAAVDAVAVPAVTPVPPASASNPPLASVATVAPAVAVVPPVRSAPPQPAVVPAVAAAPVRREVQFEPVGMDDMPPPWDDDVMFSSSPVVAAKPLMAQTDTVRTQVAAPPLVAVVPRVEQSSEIKVPAAIEAGSETLAKPFVSIPVTELGWDGHWPNLAASLPVRAVAQQLAQQSELVKCEINGNAVVFHLRVPLPTLLSSGSVDKLIAALSERFGRDVRIETQIGAVEQTANAQAVAERAARQVQAEKSIRSDSFVQTLMREFGATIATGSVKPI, encoded by the coding sequence ATGTCATATCAAGTCCTCGCCCGCAAATACCGTCCCAAGAGCTTTGAAACGCTAGTTGGGCAAGAGCACGTGGTTCGTGCCTTATCCCACGCTCTGGAGCAGCAGCGGCTGCATCACGCCTATCTGTTCACAGGAACACGCGGGGTCGGTAAGACCACGCTGTCGCGTATCTTAGCCAAGGCTTTCAATTGCGAAACCGGTATTACCGCTCACCCTTGTGGCGTGTGTGGCGCCTGTACCGCGATTGATGCCGGTCGCTTCGTTGATTACATAGAGATGGATGCCGCATCCAACCGTGGTGTCGATGAGATGGCGTCTTTGCTGGAACAAGCCGTTTATGCACCATCGAATGCACGCTTCAAAGTGTATATGATCGATGAAGTCCACATGCTGACCAACCATGCGTTCAACTCGATGTTGAAGACGCTGGAAGAGCCGCCTGAGCATGTGAAATTTATCCTTGCCACTACCGATCCGCAGAAAATTCCGGTGACGGTGCTGTCGCGCTGCCTGCAATTTAATTTGAAGCAGATGCCGCCCGGGCATATCGTCAGCCATCTGGATAATATTTTAGGGCAAGAACAGATAGGGTTTGATGTGCCGGCCTTGCGTCTGTTGGCGCAGGGGGCGCACGGCTCCATGCGCGATGCCCTGTCGCTGACTGATCAGGCAATCGCCTATGCCGCCGGCAAGGTTACGCTTGATGCCGTACAAAGCATGCTAGGTTCGCTGGATCAGTCGTATCTGATCCGTTTGCTTGATGCCCTCGCTTTGCAAGACGGCAAAGGCTTATTGGATATCGCCGATGAAATGGCGGCGCGTAGCCTTTCGTATAAGGCAGCCCTGCAAGATTTGGGTAGCCTGTTACATCAGATCGCGATTGCGCAAATGGTGCCTGCTGCGGTCGCCGAGGATTTGCCGGAACGTGCCGATCTGATGCGTCTGGCACAGCTTTTCGGCAAAGAGGAAATACAACTGTTTTATCAGATCACCGTACATGGCCGCAACGAGCTTGGACTAGCTCCGGATGAATATGCCGGATTTAGCATGACCTTGCTGCGCATGCTGGCCTTCCGTCCGACTGAGGGTGGCAGTGAGCAGGCTCCGGCAAATCCTTCCGTCGCGCGTACGCCTGCCGCCAGACCGGCCAGTGCTCCGCTGGCGGTAACGCCAGTTAATGCGGTGCGCAGCAGCCCGCTGTCGGTTGCTGCACCAGCGCCAGCGACAGTACCGGCGACAGTACCGGCATCTGCACCAGTACCTGCACCGGCCCAGTCCGGTCCGGCGTCAGCTGTTGCGGTAGATAGTTCTGCGTCAGCGCGACCGGCGATTAGTCCGGCGATGGCCGCATTGGCGGCCGCCCGTGCCGGCAGCAATAAGGCGATGGGCGGAGCGTCTAAGGCCCCGCTTGCCGCAGCGGTCGACGCAGTTGCCGTTCCCGCTGTTACCCCTGTTCCTCCTGCGTCCGCCAGCAATCCACCGCTTGCCTCTGTAGCAACTGTGGCACCTGCGGTTGCGGTAGTGCCGCCGGTACGCTCAGCGCCGCCTCAGCCCGCAGTTGTGCCAGCGGTTGCTGCAGCGCCCGTGCGTAGGGAGGTGCAATTTGAGCCGGTTGGTATGGATGATATGCCACCGCCATGGGATGACGATGTCATGTTTTCGTCTTCCCCGGTGGTTGCCGCCAAACCCTTGATGGCGCAGACCGATACGGTGCGTACTCAGGTTGCCGCTCCACCGCTGGTCGCAGTGGTGCCACGTGTTGAGCAAAGTTCCGAGATTAAGGTGCCGGCTGCAATCGAAGCTGGCAGTGAGACGCTTGCCAAGCCCTTTGTCTCGATTCCGGTTACCGAATTGGGTTGGGACGGCCATTGGCCGAATCTGGCCGCCTCCTTGCCGGTACGTGCCGTCGCACAGCAATTGGCTCAGCAGAGTGAGTTGGTTAAATGCGAGATCAATGGCAATGCCGTGGTGTTCCACTTGCGCGTGCCTTTGCCGACCTTATTGTCATCGGGCAGCGTAGATAAACTGATCGCCGCATTGTCCGAACGATTCGGTCGTGATGTGCGTATAGAAACGCAAATTGGCGCGGTAGAGCAAACCGCGAATGCACAAGCGGTAGCGGAGCGCGCCGCACGTCAGGTACAGGCAGAAAAATCTATACGAAGCGATTCCTTCGTGCAGACTTTAATGAGAGAATTCGGTGCAACTATCGCCACCGGCAGCGTTAAACCTATTTAA